One stretch of Saccharopolyspora erythraea DNA includes these proteins:
- a CDS encoding MFS transporter encodes MPGDGTIDRGNVRWVLPLCWTAVLLDGFDLVVLGTVLPVMLDERVWGLTPASASLVSTVGLLGMMVGGLVIGTVTDLVGRRRVLLLAVTSFSLFTALCALAPSVVVFGLLRFLAGLGLGGCLPTAITLVTEFARGGRSSSATTTIMTGYHVGAVLTALLGLLLIPVVGWRMMFVAGALPALVLVPLMWRYLPESRIFRAAAESAAKPASVRENIATLFRGGMAVSTVAFWVASFLGLILVYGLNTWLPEIMRAAGYPLGASLGLLLTLNVGAVLGLVVAGGVADRTGVKRSTVLWFAAAAVMLALLSVRLPAVGLYGAVLMAGFFVFSAQVLVYAFVGRAYPVAARATGLGWTTGVGRIGAITGPLLGGALLTAGLAYPWGFYVFGAISALGAMAIAVAARPAVHAGAVEEPAATAS; translated from the coding sequence GTGCCGGGTGATGGGACGATCGACCGCGGGAACGTCCGCTGGGTGCTGCCGCTGTGCTGGACGGCGGTCCTGCTCGACGGGTTCGACCTCGTTGTGCTCGGCACGGTGCTGCCGGTGATGCTCGACGAGCGGGTGTGGGGCCTGACCCCGGCCTCGGCCTCGCTGGTCTCGACGGTCGGCCTGCTCGGCATGATGGTCGGCGGGCTCGTGATCGGCACCGTCACCGACCTCGTCGGCCGCCGCCGGGTGCTGCTGCTGGCGGTCACCTCCTTCTCGCTGTTCACCGCGCTGTGCGCGCTGGCGCCGTCGGTCGTGGTGTTCGGCCTGCTGCGGTTCCTGGCCGGGCTCGGCCTCGGCGGCTGCCTGCCGACCGCGATCACGCTGGTGACCGAGTTCGCCAGGGGCGGCCGCAGCAGCAGCGCGACGACGACGATCATGACCGGCTACCACGTGGGTGCGGTGCTCACCGCGCTGCTCGGCCTGCTGCTGATCCCGGTCGTGGGGTGGCGGATGATGTTCGTCGCCGGCGCGCTGCCCGCGCTGGTGCTGGTGCCGCTGATGTGGCGCTACCTGCCGGAGTCGCGGATCTTCCGGGCCGCCGCGGAGTCGGCGGCGAAACCGGCGTCGGTGCGCGAGAACATCGCGACCCTGTTCCGCGGCGGGATGGCGGTTTCCACGGTCGCGTTCTGGGTGGCCTCGTTCCTCGGGCTGATCCTGGTCTACGGCCTCAACACCTGGCTGCCGGAGATCATGCGGGCCGCGGGCTACCCGCTCGGCGCCTCGCTCGGCCTGCTGCTGACGCTGAACGTCGGCGCGGTGCTCGGGCTGGTCGTGGCAGGCGGGGTCGCCGACCGCACGGGCGTGAAGCGCTCGACGGTGCTGTGGTTCGCGGCGGCGGCCGTGATGCTCGCGCTGCTGAGCGTGCGGCTGCCCGCGGTCGGTCTCTACGGCGCGGTGCTGATGGCCGGGTTCTTCGTGTTCAGCGCGCAGGTGCTGGTCTACGCCTTCGTCGGCCGCGCCTACCCGGTCGCGGCCCGCGCCACCGGACTCGGCTGGACCACCGGGGTGGGCCGGATCGGCGCGATCACCGGCCCGCTGCTCGGCGGGGCGCTGCTGACCGCGGGCCTCGCGTATCCGTGGGGCTTCTACGTCTTCGGCGCGATCAGCGCGCTGGGCGCGATGGCGATCGCGGTCGCCGCGCGGCCCGCCGTCCACGCCGGGGCCGTGGAGGAGCCGGCCGCCACCGCATCGTAA
- a CDS encoding ArsR/SmtB family transcription factor gives MHAFDVLGDPVRRRILELLADGELSSGEVTAVVREEFGISQPAVSQHLRVLRDNGFATVRAEGTRRLYSVDPAPLREIDSWLERYRRIWSQPLDALATELARGARKRRRGGPAGDGG, from the coding sequence GTGCACGCGTTCGACGTGCTGGGCGATCCCGTGCGCCGGCGGATCCTGGAGCTGCTCGCCGACGGCGAGCTGTCCTCCGGGGAAGTCACCGCGGTCGTGCGGGAGGAGTTCGGCATCTCCCAGCCCGCCGTGTCGCAGCACCTGCGGGTGTTGCGCGACAACGGCTTCGCCACCGTGCGCGCGGAGGGCACCCGGCGGCTGTACTCGGTCGACCCGGCGCCGCTGAGGGAGATCGACTCCTGGCTCGAACGCTACCGCCGCATCTGGTCGCAGCCGCTGGACGCGCTGGCCACCGAGCTCGCACGGGGCGCGCGGAAGCGGCGCCGTGGAGGGCCCGCCGGCGACGGAGGCTAG
- a CDS encoding PQQ-dependent sugar dehydrogenase gives MLRSAASAVLCLVVLAGCAGAGTPAPTAPAPPAQQAPRPVDARELRAEVVASGLQHGWEIGFLPDGSALVTQRPGRLALFKGGQVQPVAADFGDVLVEFEGGLMGMLIHPRFAENRRFITCQTHQAGGRAIDIRLITWRLADDGASAQRVGEPLLTGLPINPNGRHSGCRPALAADGALLVSTGDVARPATSQDRHGLGGKVLRMDIDTGAPLPDNPFASSPDPNERLLLTYGHRNPQGVAVRPGGQVLISEHGPDRDDEINLLRPGGNYGWDPSRGGTEDSYDEAVPMTDLRRFPDAVPAVWSSGRAREAPCGAEFLTGSQWGRFDGMLAVTTLRGSKLLLYAVNPDGSVRGTEVPAALDGTYGRLRAARQGPDGALYVTTSNGGDDKILRITAG, from the coding sequence ATGCTTCGGTCCGCCGCATCCGCCGTGCTCTGCCTCGTCGTTCTCGCGGGTTGTGCCGGCGCCGGCACCCCCGCGCCCACCGCGCCCGCGCCGCCCGCGCAGCAGGCGCCGAGGCCGGTCGACGCGCGCGAACTGCGGGCCGAGGTCGTCGCCTCGGGGCTCCAGCACGGCTGGGAAATCGGCTTCCTGCCCGACGGCAGCGCCCTGGTCACGCAGCGCCCGGGACGTCTCGCGCTGTTCAAGGGCGGACAGGTCCAGCCGGTGGCCGCCGACTTCGGCGACGTCCTCGTCGAGTTCGAGGGCGGTCTCATGGGGATGCTGATCCACCCCCGGTTCGCGGAGAACCGGCGCTTCATCACCTGCCAGACCCACCAGGCCGGCGGGCGAGCCATCGACATCCGGCTGATCACGTGGCGGCTGGCCGACGACGGCGCGAGCGCGCAGCGGGTCGGCGAGCCGCTGCTGACCGGGCTGCCGATCAACCCCAACGGCAGGCACTCCGGGTGCAGGCCCGCACTCGCCGCGGACGGCGCCCTGCTGGTCAGCACGGGCGATGTGGCACGTCCCGCGACGTCGCAGGACCGGCACGGGCTCGGCGGCAAGGTGCTGCGGATGGACATCGACACCGGTGCCCCGCTGCCGGACAACCCGTTCGCCTCGTCGCCCGACCCCAACGAGCGCCTGCTGCTGACCTACGGCCACCGCAACCCGCAGGGCGTCGCGGTCCGGCCGGGCGGCCAGGTCCTCATCTCCGAGCACGGACCCGACCGCGACGACGAGATCAACCTGCTCCGGCCGGGAGGCAACTACGGCTGGGACCCGTCCCGGGGCGGGACCGAGGACAGCTACGACGAGGCCGTGCCGATGACCGACCTGCGGCGCTTCCCCGACGCGGTGCCCGCGGTGTGGTCGTCGGGACGCGCGCGGGAGGCCCCCTGCGGGGCGGAATTCCTGACCGGATCTCAGTGGGGCCGGTTCGACGGCATGCTCGCCGTGACCACGCTGCGGGGCAGCAAGTTGTTGCTGTACGCGGTGAATCCCGACGGGAGCGTGCGCGGCACCGAGGTGCCCGCGGCGCTCGACGGCACGTACGGCAGGCTGCGCGCGGCCCGTCAGGGCCCGGACGGCGCGCTCTACGTGACCACGTCGAACGGCGGCGACGACAAGATCCTGCGCATCACCGCGGGCTGA
- the mfd gene encoding transcription-repair coupling factor gives MSQAGPLRGLLETMLRDSAVRQVVEAVDRPRLVLEGPAAARPLAASALAAADRPALLVTATGREAEEVAAAVSDLIGSDGVEVFPSWETLPHERLSPRADTVGRRLAVLRRLAHPEEHEHGRVRVLVTTVRSLIQPIAPGLGELAPVRLRVGDEHDFEELVERLAALAYNRVDMVEKRGEFAVRGGIVDVFPPTEEHPLRVEFWGDEVTEVRPFSVADQRSLPDAQDTTLFAPACRELLITEQVQERAAKLAEQHEADAHLNEMLGKIAGGAPVEGMEALIPALCEGEMRLLTDLVPSGTHVVVADPEKVRARAADLVRTGQEFLEASWMVAADGGRAPIDLGASAYRGLAEVAAHTESAGLPWWTLTQLSSEDTEDDGVVRLALKQVDAYRGEVERAFADLRAHTSAGGAAVLVVAGAGTAQRAVQQLREGELPARLAEDGLTGEPEPGVVTVARGGLEDGFAAPEVALVVLTEADLTGGRGGTSTKDMRRMPSRRRNAVDPLALKAGDFVVHEQHGIGKYVEMVQRTVGGATREYLVLEYASSKRGQPGDRLFVPTDQLDEVSRYVGGEQPTLNKLGGSDWKNTKAKARKAVKEIAAELVQLYAARQSAPGHAFGGDTPWQRELEDAFPYTETGDQLAAIDEVKADMQREVPMDRVICGDVGYGKTEIAVRAAFKAVQDGKQVAVLVPTTLLAQQHLNTFTDRMRSFPVTVKGLSRFTDPLESEQTTTGLAEGTVDVVIGTHRLLQTGVRYKDLGLVVVDEEQRFGVEHKEHIKALRTHVDVLTMSATPIPRTLEMSMAGIREMSTILTPPEERHPVLTYVGAYDEKQVAAAIRRELLRDGQVFFVHNRVQTIEKAARHLRELVPEARIVTAHGQMNEDRLEKIIQGFWEREHDVLVCTTIVETGLDISNANTLIVERSDVLGLSQLHQLRGRVGRARERGYAYFLYPPEKPLTDTAHDRLATIAQNSELGAGMAVAMKDLEIRGAGNILGAEQSGHIAGVGFDLYVRLVGEAVEAFRRHAGAEPGAGEEELPEVRVDLPVDAHIPHDYVPGERLRLEAYRKIAAAADAEALDAVRAELTDRYGQLPEPVERLLKVAAFRQLCRAHGVTEVTLQGTSLRAAPLELADSQLVRLKRLYPKAVYKAAVRTVSVPRPTEGAAGGRIGAPPLRDEALLDWCAKLLESLAGRPAPVG, from the coding sequence ATGAGCCAGGCCGGTCCCCTGCGCGGACTGCTCGAAACCATGCTGCGCGACAGCGCCGTCCGCCAGGTCGTCGAGGCCGTGGACCGGCCGCGCCTGGTGCTGGAGGGCCCGGCGGCCGCCCGCCCGCTGGCCGCCTCCGCGCTGGCCGCCGCCGACCGCCCGGCGCTGCTGGTGACCGCGACCGGCCGGGAGGCCGAGGAGGTCGCCGCCGCGGTGTCGGACCTCATCGGCTCCGACGGCGTGGAGGTCTTCCCGTCGTGGGAGACGCTGCCGCACGAGCGGCTCTCCCCGCGCGCCGACACCGTCGGCCGCAGGCTCGCCGTGCTGCGCAGGCTCGCCCACCCCGAGGAGCACGAGCACGGCCGGGTCAGGGTGCTGGTCACGACGGTGCGCAGCCTCATCCAGCCGATCGCGCCCGGGCTGGGCGAGCTGGCCCCGGTGCGGCTGCGCGTCGGCGACGAGCACGACTTCGAGGAGCTGGTCGAGCGGCTGGCGGCGCTGGCCTACAACCGGGTCGACATGGTCGAGAAGCGCGGCGAGTTCGCGGTGCGCGGCGGCATCGTCGACGTCTTCCCGCCGACCGAGGAGCACCCGCTGCGGGTGGAGTTCTGGGGCGACGAGGTCACCGAGGTCCGCCCGTTCTCCGTCGCCGACCAGCGGTCGCTGCCCGACGCGCAGGACACCACCCTGTTCGCGCCCGCCTGCCGAGAGCTGCTGATCACCGAGCAGGTGCAGGAGCGCGCGGCCAAGCTCGCCGAGCAGCACGAGGCCGACGCGCACCTCAACGAGATGCTGGGCAAGATCGCCGGCGGTGCCCCGGTCGAGGGCATGGAGGCGCTGATCCCCGCGCTGTGCGAGGGGGAGATGCGGCTGCTGACCGACCTGGTCCCGAGCGGCACGCACGTCGTGGTCGCCGACCCGGAGAAGGTGCGGGCGCGCGCGGCGGACCTGGTGCGTACCGGCCAGGAGTTCCTGGAGGCGTCGTGGATGGTCGCCGCCGACGGCGGCCGGGCGCCCATCGACCTCGGTGCCTCCGCCTACCGCGGCCTGGCCGAGGTCGCCGCGCACACCGAGTCGGCCGGCCTGCCGTGGTGGACGCTGACGCAGCTCAGCAGCGAGGACACCGAGGACGACGGAGTCGTCCGGCTCGCCCTCAAGCAGGTCGACGCCTACCGCGGCGAGGTGGAGCGAGCCTTCGCCGACCTCCGCGCGCACACCTCCGCCGGCGGTGCGGCGGTGCTGGTCGTGGCGGGTGCGGGCACCGCTCAGCGGGCGGTGCAGCAGCTCCGGGAGGGCGAGCTGCCCGCCCGGCTGGCCGAGGACGGGCTCACCGGCGAACCCGAGCCAGGCGTGGTCACGGTCGCCCGCGGCGGCCTGGAGGACGGCTTCGCCGCGCCCGAGGTCGCGCTCGTGGTGCTCACCGAGGCCGACCTGACCGGCGGGCGCGGCGGCACCTCCACCAAGGACATGCGCCGGATGCCGTCGCGGCGCCGCAACGCCGTCGACCCGCTGGCGCTGAAGGCCGGCGACTTCGTCGTCCACGAGCAGCACGGCATCGGCAAGTACGTCGAGATGGTGCAGCGCACCGTCGGCGGCGCCACCCGCGAGTACCTGGTGCTGGAGTACGCCAGCAGCAAGCGCGGCCAGCCCGGCGACCGGCTGTTCGTGCCGACCGACCAGCTCGACGAGGTCTCCCGCTACGTCGGCGGCGAGCAGCCCACGCTGAACAAGCTCGGCGGCTCGGACTGGAAGAACACCAAGGCCAAGGCGCGCAAGGCGGTCAAGGAGATCGCCGCCGAGCTGGTGCAGCTCTACGCCGCCCGCCAGTCGGCCCCCGGCCACGCCTTCGGCGGCGACACCCCGTGGCAGCGGGAGCTGGAGGACGCCTTCCCCTACACCGAGACCGGCGACCAGCTCGCCGCCATCGACGAGGTCAAGGCCGACATGCAGCGCGAGGTGCCCATGGACCGGGTGATCTGCGGCGACGTCGGCTACGGCAAGACCGAGATCGCCGTGCGCGCGGCGTTCAAGGCGGTCCAGGACGGCAAGCAGGTCGCGGTGCTGGTGCCCACGACCCTGCTCGCCCAGCAGCACCTCAACACCTTCACCGACCGGATGCGCTCGTTCCCGGTGACGGTCAAGGGCCTGTCGCGCTTCACCGACCCGCTGGAGTCCGAGCAGACCACCACCGGACTCGCCGAGGGGACCGTGGACGTCGTCATCGGCACGCACCGGCTGCTGCAGACCGGCGTCCGCTACAAGGACCTCGGGCTGGTGGTCGTCGACGAGGAGCAGCGCTTCGGCGTCGAGCACAAGGAGCACATCAAGGCTCTGCGCACGCACGTCGACGTGCTGACCATGTCGGCGACGCCGATCCCGCGGACGCTGGAGATGAGCATGGCGGGCATCCGCGAGATGTCGACCATCCTCACCCCGCCCGAGGAGCGCCACCCGGTGCTGACCTACGTCGGCGCCTACGACGAGAAGCAGGTCGCGGCCGCGATCCGGCGCGAGCTGCTGCGCGACGGCCAGGTTTTCTTCGTGCACAACCGGGTGCAGACCATCGAGAAGGCCGCGCGGCACCTGCGCGAGCTGGTGCCGGAGGCGCGGATCGTCACCGCCCACGGACAGATGAACGAGGACCGGCTGGAGAAGATCATCCAGGGCTTCTGGGAGCGCGAGCACGACGTGCTCGTGTGCACCACGATCGTGGAGACCGGGCTGGACATCTCCAACGCCAACACCCTGATCGTGGAGCGCTCCGACGTGCTGGGCCTCTCGCAGCTGCACCAGCTCCGCGGCCGGGTCGGCCGCGCCCGCGAACGCGGCTACGCCTACTTCCTGTACCCGCCGGAGAAGCCGCTGACCGACACCGCCCACGACCGGCTGGCCACCATCGCGCAGAACTCCGAGCTGGGCGCGGGCATGGCGGTGGCGATGAAGGACCTGGAGATCCGGGGTGCGGGCAACATCCTCGGCGCCGAGCAGTCCGGCCACATCGCGGGCGTCGGCTTCGACCTCTACGTGCGGCTGGTCGGCGAGGCCGTCGAGGCGTTCCGCAGGCACGCCGGTGCCGAGCCCGGGGCGGGCGAGGAGGAGCTGCCGGAGGTGCGGGTCGACCTGCCGGTGGACGCCCACATCCCGCACGACTACGTGCCGGGGGAGCGGCTGCGGCTGGAGGCATACCGCAAGATCGCCGCGGCGGCCGACGCCGAGGCCCTCGACGCGGTGCGGGCCGAGCTCACCGACCGCTACGGTCAGCTGCCCGAGCCCGTCGAGCGCCTGCTCAAGGTCGCGGCGTTCCGCCAGCTGTGCCGCGCGCACGGGGTCACGGAGGTGACCCTGCAGGGCACGTCGCTGCGGGCGGCTCCGCTGGAGCTGGCCGACTCGCAGCTGGTCCGGCTCAAGCGGCTGTACCCCAAGGCGGTGTACAAGGCCGCGGTGCGCACCGTCTCGGTGCCGCGGCCGACCGAGGGCGCCGCGGGGGGCCGGATCGGCGCGCCGCCGCTGCGCGACGAAGCGCTGCTGGACTGGTGCGCGAAGCTGCTCGAGTCGCTGGCCGGGCGCCCCGCGCCGGTGGGCTGA
- a CDS encoding BCCT family transporter yields the protein MAEHRDLVQVPGAGANGHRARTDFVVFGVTAAITVFFVLWGALSTATLAKAAGDALSWLVTNIGWGFVLASTAFVVFAVWLAFSRYGTIPLGADDEEPEFRTVSWIAMMFSAGMGIGLMFFGVSEPLAHFVNPPPGTVPPFSDEAIEVSMATTLFHWTLHPWSIYAVVGMAIAYSSFRRGRKQLISAVFTPLMGRRCDGPIGRLIDILALFATLFGSAASLGLGTLQIQGGMQAAGWIGGVSNTVLVLIILVLTICFVLSAVSGIARGIQWLSNINMVLAALLAVFVFVVGPTVFILDLLPTSVGVYLRDFATMIARSGATGGAEMNTWLSSWTIFYWAWWISWTPFVGMFIARISRGRTIRQFVGGVILVPSAVSLVWFCILGGSAISIEDGGIDVYRSGGEEAQTFAVLETLPLSMVTTVLVMVLVAIFFVSGADAASVVMGTLAQRGTIDPTRWMVIFWGAATGAVAAIMLVIGGEDALSGIQNLTFIASAPFAIVMVLLCVALTKDLREDPLMQRGQKGAEVLEQAVIAGTERHGEDFRLEVGPMESGEEGAQGTGRQS from the coding sequence ATGGCGGAGCACAGAGATCTCGTTCAGGTGCCCGGTGCGGGCGCGAACGGGCACCGGGCGCGCACCGACTTCGTCGTCTTCGGGGTCACCGCCGCCATCACGGTGTTCTTCGTCCTGTGGGGCGCGCTGTCCACCGCGACGCTGGCCAAGGCCGCAGGCGACGCGCTGTCCTGGCTGGTGACCAACATCGGCTGGGGGTTCGTGCTGGCGTCCACCGCGTTCGTCGTGTTCGCCGTGTGGCTGGCCTTCAGCCGCTACGGCACGATCCCGCTCGGCGCCGACGACGAGGAGCCGGAGTTCCGCACCGTCTCCTGGATCGCGATGATGTTCAGCGCCGGCATGGGCATCGGCCTGATGTTCTTCGGCGTGAGCGAGCCCCTCGCGCACTTCGTCAACCCGCCGCCGGGGACCGTGCCGCCGTTCTCCGACGAGGCCATCGAGGTCTCGATGGCGACCACCCTGTTCCACTGGACCCTGCACCCGTGGTCGATCTACGCGGTGGTCGGGATGGCCATCGCCTACAGCAGCTTCCGGCGCGGCCGCAAGCAGCTGATCAGCGCTGTCTTCACGCCCCTGATGGGGCGGCGCTGCGACGGACCGATCGGCAGGCTGATCGACATCCTGGCGCTGTTCGCCACCCTGTTCGGGTCGGCGGCGTCGCTGGGCCTGGGCACCCTGCAGATCCAGGGCGGCATGCAGGCGGCGGGCTGGATCGGCGGGGTCAGCAACACCGTGCTCGTCCTGATCATCCTGGTGCTGACGATCTGCTTCGTCCTGTCGGCGGTCTCGGGCATCGCCCGCGGCATCCAGTGGCTGTCCAACATCAACATGGTGCTGGCCGCCCTGCTCGCGGTGTTCGTGTTCGTCGTCGGCCCGACGGTGTTCATCCTCGACCTGCTGCCGACGTCGGTCGGCGTCTACCTGCGCGACTTCGCGACCATGATCGCCAGGTCCGGGGCGACCGGCGGTGCCGAGATGAACACCTGGCTGTCGAGCTGGACGATCTTCTACTGGGCGTGGTGGATCTCGTGGACGCCCTTCGTGGGCATGTTCATCGCGCGCATCAGCCGAGGGCGCACGATCCGGCAGTTCGTCGGCGGTGTGATCCTGGTGCCCAGCGCGGTCAGCCTGGTGTGGTTCTGCATCCTCGGCGGCAGCGCGATCAGCATCGAGGACGGGGGCATCGACGTCTACCGCAGCGGCGGTGAGGAGGCGCAGACGTTCGCGGTGCTGGAGACCCTGCCGCTGTCGATGGTCACCACCGTGCTGGTGATGGTCCTGGTGGCGATTTTCTTCGTGTCGGGTGCGGACGCGGCGTCGGTGGTCATGGGCACGCTGGCGCAGCGCGGAACGATCGATCCGACCCGGTGGATGGTGATCTTCTGGGGTGCCGCTACCGGGGCGGTGGCCGCGATCATGCTGGTCATCGGCGGTGAGGACGCGCTGAGCGGGATCCAGAACCTGACCTTCATCGCCTCGGCGCCGTTCGCGATCGTCATGGTGCTGCTGTGCGTGGCGCTGACCAAGGACCTGCGCGAGGACCCGCTGATGCAGCGCGGCCAGAAGGGCGCCGAGGTGCTGGAGCAGGCCGTCATCGCGGGCACCGAGCGCCACGGCGAGGACTTCCGGCTGGAGGTCGGCCCGATGGAGTCAGGCGAGGAGGGGGCGCAGGGGACCGGCCGGCAGTCCTGA
- a CDS encoding ESX secretion-associated protein EspG yields MVTRIDSIIDRAVTLDYPAFDVLYAGECGEDAPKPAGLEGASPGATYRERVRLVGRVLADLRERGLAVVDTPVRPLLTTMRLLCDPHRRIFGWYVARDGHGQAPGSFHIAGSDEYVVFARLQDGVVTIEPIGWSSLYTRAFELLPDVGPVSGGAAAVPLGRRAAREERGGDWLEPVYEEDDDDPVDREHARVQALTYGAKLLFAMQVFTSRKNSRGREEVAGFPLHYYASAHGAVLTVHKRSGPDAEPRLHLIPATRSAFRRELRTL; encoded by the coding sequence ATGGTGACGCGAATTGACAGCATCATCGACCGCGCAGTCACGCTCGACTACCCGGCCTTCGACGTCCTCTACGCCGGCGAGTGCGGGGAGGACGCGCCCAAGCCCGCCGGTCTGGAGGGCGCCTCGCCCGGCGCGACCTACCGCGAACGGGTCCGGCTGGTCGGCCGGGTGCTGGCCGACCTGCGCGAGCGCGGACTCGCCGTGGTCGACACCCCGGTGCGTCCGCTGCTGACCACCATGCGGCTGCTGTGCGACCCGCACCGCAGGATCTTCGGCTGGTACGTCGCCCGCGACGGCCACGGCCAGGCTCCCGGCAGCTTCCACATCGCGGGCTCCGACGAGTACGTGGTGTTCGCCAGGTTGCAGGACGGCGTGGTGACCATCGAGCCGATCGGCTGGAGCTCCCTCTACACCAGGGCTTTCGAGCTGCTGCCCGACGTGGGGCCGGTCAGCGGCGGGGCCGCCGCGGTGCCGCTGGGCCGCCGCGCGGCGCGCGAGGAGCGGGGCGGGGACTGGCTGGAGCCGGTCTACGAGGAGGACGACGACGATCCGGTCGACCGCGAGCACGCCAGGGTGCAGGCCCTGACCTACGGCGCGAAACTGCTGTTCGCGATGCAGGTGTTCACCTCGCGCAAGAACTCCAGGGGCCGGGAGGAGGTGGCCGGCTTCCCGCTGCACTACTACGCGAGCGCGCACGGGGCGGTGCTGACCGTGCACAAGCGCAGCGGCCCGGACGCGGAGCCGCGGCTGCACCTGATCCCCGCCACCCGAAGCGCTTTCCGCCGCGAGCTCCGAACTTTGTGA
- a CDS encoding AMIN-like domain-containing (lipo)protein gives MSVRNTLAVVLGSVAFSALALTGCSAGAQEQPPAPAAAPAAPAPVNFAAPKKGEIDIRGGKHGNQERVVFDFSALPELSEVKLMKHEVNKQKPVWGGSGEPVDGMKGSQFLHVLLQTNGSPWVTAGPETFDLPTAESGVVNDNEGGTVELTVGLDAGVKYDVEVQGEKVVINMTRA, from the coding sequence ATGTCCGTCCGCAACACGCTCGCAGTCGTCCTCGGTTCGGTGGCGTTCTCCGCGCTCGCGCTCACCGGTTGCTCGGCCGGTGCGCAGGAGCAGCCGCCCGCGCCGGCCGCCGCGCCCGCCGCCCCGGCTCCGGTGAACTTCGCCGCCCCCAAGAAGGGGGAAATCGACATCCGCGGCGGCAAGCACGGCAACCAGGAGCGGGTCGTCTTCGACTTCAGCGCCCTCCCGGAGCTGTCCGAGGTCAAGCTCATGAAGCACGAGGTCAACAAGCAGAAGCCGGTGTGGGGCGGTTCGGGTGAGCCGGTCGACGGCATGAAGGGCTCGCAGTTCCTGCACGTGCTGCTGCAGACCAACGGCTCGCCGTGGGTGACCGCCGGTCCGGAGACCTTCGACCTGCCGACCGCCGAGAGCGGTGTCGTCAACGACAACGAGGGCGGCACGGTGGAGCTGACCGTCGGGCTCGACGCCGGGGTCAAGTACGACGTCGAGGTCCAGGGCGAGAAGGTCGTCATCAACATGACCCGCGCCTGA
- a CDS encoding SurA N-terminal domain-containing protein, with amino-acid sequence MRFVMPRHGRLLASIATAGILLAGCGTGQPGAAAIVGDTRIPVGQVQSWFTEVLDKEPGLRPQLQQQGTTDELGRRLASFTVQQELIRQAAIEEGLRVDEQRVTAAIDQMGGPRAATQGTIFTEGNIRDMTRSRLLAAELARKYVDRLSVTIDYTQASTRAEAEAKAHRLARSPQEAAALLQADRQAGLRAVSGERVWAADQGGQMAGATPLFGMRPGSVVAFELEPQSGQWLVAVVRQRDTATPAPTPVAAQLDEASLQKIGTNLVGITADRVGVQLSPRYGVWDRVALGAAPNAGETTGFWLPGGQPAAT; translated from the coding sequence GTGAGGTTCGTCATGCCGCGCCACGGGCGCCTGCTCGCGTCGATCGCCACCGCCGGAATCCTGCTCGCCGGTTGCGGAACCGGCCAACCCGGCGCCGCCGCCATCGTCGGCGACACCCGGATCCCGGTCGGCCAGGTGCAGTCCTGGTTCACCGAGGTGCTGGACAAGGAGCCCGGACTGCGTCCGCAGCTGCAGCAGCAGGGGACGACCGACGAGCTCGGCCGCAGGCTCGCGTCCTTCACCGTCCAGCAGGAGCTGATCCGCCAGGCCGCGATCGAGGAGGGCCTGCGCGTCGACGAGCAGCGGGTCACCGCCGCGATCGACCAGATGGGCGGGCCGCGCGCCGCGACCCAGGGCACGATCTTCACCGAGGGCAACATCCGGGACATGACCCGGTCGCGGCTGCTGGCCGCCGAGCTCGCCCGCAAGTACGTCGACCGGCTGTCGGTCACCATCGACTACACGCAGGCCAGCACCCGCGCCGAGGCCGAGGCCAAGGCGCACCGGCTCGCGCGGAGCCCGCAGGAGGCCGCCGCGCTGCTGCAGGCCGACCGCCAGGCGGGGCTGCGCGCGGTCTCCGGCGAGCGGGTCTGGGCCGCCGACCAGGGCGGGCAGATGGCAGGCGCGACACCGCTGTTCGGCATGCGGCCGGGTTCGGTGGTCGCCTTCGAGCTCGAGCCGCAGTCCGGGCAGTGGCTGGTCGCAGTGGTCCGGCAGCGCGACACCGCGACCCCCGCGCCCACGCCGGTGGCAGCGCAGCTCGACGAGGCGAGCCTGCAGAAGATCGGCACGAACCTCGTCGGGATCACCGCCGACCGGGTCGGCGTGCAGCTCAGCCCCCGCTACGGCGTCTGGGACCGGGTCGCGCTCGGCGCCGCGCCGAACGCGGGTGAGACCACCGGATTCTGGCTGCCAGGCGGACAGCCCGCCGCGACCTGA